The Anaeromyxobacter sp. Fw109-5 genomic interval GCTCGCGCAGATCCGCGCGCTCGCGGAGGCGGGCGCGGACGTGGTGCGGGTCGCGGTGCCCGACCGAGACGCGGCGGCGGCGCTGCCGGCCATCGTGCGCGCCTCGCCGGTGCCGCTCGTCGCCGACATCCACTTCGACTACCGGCTGGCCCTCGCCGCGCTCGAGGCGGGCATCCACGGCATCCGCCTGAACCCGGGCAACATCGGCGCGCGGGAGCGGGTGCGGGAGGTGGTCCACGCGGCGCGCGAGCGGCTCGTGCCGATCCGCATCGGCGTGAACGCGGGCTCGCTCGAGAAGGACATCGTGGAGAAGCACGGCTGGCCCACCGCGGAGGGCATGGTCGAGAGCGCCGAGCGCCACATCCGCTTCCTCGAGGACGAGGGCTACCGCGAGATCAAGGTGTCGCTGAAGGCGCACGACGTCGCCATGACGGTGCAGGCGAACCGGCTCTTCTCGCAGCGGTTCGAGTACCCGCTGCACCTCGGCGTCACGGAGGCGGGCACGCTCCTCGCCGGCACCGTGAAGAGCGCCGCCGGCCTCGGCATCCTGCTGGGGGACGGGATCGGCGACACGATCCGCGTCTCCCTCACCGCCGACCCGGTCGAGGAGGTCCGCGTCGCGCGCCTGCTGCTCAAGTCGCTCGGCCTCAAGTTCGGCGGCGCCACGATGACCTCCTGCCCGACCTGCGGCCGCTGCTCGGTGGACATGATCCCCATCGCCGAGCGCGTGGAGAAGCGGCTCGCGACGCTGAAGGGCGAGGTGGCGGTGGCGGTGATGGGCTGCGAGGTGAACGGCCCCGGCGAGGCCGCGGCCGCCGACGTGGGCGTGGCCTACGGCCACAACGGCGTGGGCCTCCTCTTCCGCGGCGGCAAGATCGTGAAGCGGATGAAGGCCGAGGAGCTGGAGGACGCCGTGGTCGCCGAGGCGATCAGCATCGCCTCGAGCCGCACGCCGGGCGAGCGCGACTAGTCGCTGCCCTCGCCCATCGCCGAGAGGTACACGGCGAGCGCGCGCCGGTCCT includes:
- the ispG gene encoding flavodoxin-dependent (E)-4-hydroxy-3-methylbut-2-enyl-diphosphate synthase yields the protein MGGYGQGAAATLGERRKTRGIRLGNVPIGGGAPIAVQSMTTTQTSDAPATLAQIRALAEAGADVVRVAVPDRDAAAALPAIVRASPVPLVADIHFDYRLALAALEAGIHGIRLNPGNIGARERVREVVHAARERLVPIRIGVNAGSLEKDIVEKHGWPTAEGMVESAERHIRFLEDEGYREIKVSLKAHDVAMTVQANRLFSQRFEYPLHLGVTEAGTLLAGTVKSAAGLGILLGDGIGDTIRVSLTADPVEEVRVARLLLKSLGLKFGGATMTSCPTCGRCSVDMIPIAERVEKRLATLKGEVAVAVMGCEVNGPGEAAAADVGVAYGHNGVGLLFRGGKIVKRMKAEELEDAVVAEAISIASSRTPGERD